A window of Elusimicrobiota bacterium genomic DNA:
CCGATACCGCCGGAACCCATCGCCTGGTATAGAGAAAAGTGGGCGCTCTGCGCCCGGACCAGATGCGCCGACTCGTCCACGGTCGACGGCAACGGTTCCCAGGCCTGTGTGGCTTCGTTCCAGTAATGAATCTTGATATCTCGTGCATTCAGATTTTTCGCGCGGACGACGGCGGGATCGTAAGCAAGCGCGATTTGGACTGGAACCCGAAAGCTCGTGCCGTGTGGGCCGAATTCGACGCTTTCAGAGACGGCCGAGAGCTTAAATTCCGCGCGTCTGCGGGCAGTCGGCGAGGCCGGCGTCTCCGGTATCGTCTCGACCGTGATTATCGCGTCCTCGCGCAGGGCGCCCTTCGGGAGACTGACGCCCGTGCCGTCGGTCAGGCGCACCGCCGCCGGGGTCTCGGACACGGCGAAGGCCGCTGCCTTTCCCGCGTTAAAACTCGCGGGCTTGACGGTTTCCGCCGTCGACACCGCGAAGGGGTCTCCTCCGCTTGGAGACGGTTCGTTTAATTCGAGCGCCCGGCTGTATCGCAGCATCTCTTCGCGCATGCGCAGCTTCCATGACGCTGAGGTGTTGGGAGAACTGTATATCTCGTACATGCGGTCCAATACGTCGGCTTGTGCGGGAGACGTGCAGAGAAAAATGAAAACAAGGATTTTGTTCATGATCCCAACTTCCCGACGATGAAGTCCACGTTGAGCTTCAGCAGTAAGAAGGCGCTCCCGTTGACATGTTTGTCGCGTTCGGCCTGCAACTCTTTGACGAAGGCGTTCAATTGGTTCACCGCGGTTTTGTTCTGGCCGCGTGCGATGGAGACCTTGGCGGCATCTAGCTTTGCGTCCAGGCTCTTTACGATGCCCTCGGAGCCGTGACCAAAAAACCAGCCGAGGGAGACGGATTGGTGCATAAATGCGATCAGGCGGTCGATCAGCGATGTCGGATCGATGAGATCGGGGACTGGCTCCGGGCCTAAGGTCACGCCTGAGGTGGTGTCGTTGAAAAAATCCGTCAGCTCAGTGAGGGCATCGGCCTCCTCTTGATCTCCGGGCTCAGCCTCCGGTACCACGGTGGCACTGTTGCTCTCGATGAAATAGCGCTTTATTCCAGGAACGCTTTGAGCCGTGATTTTGAAGCCTGATAAGGTTGCGCCAGGTTGAATTTGAGATGATTCCACGCCATAAAGCCATCCGCCCACGACGATGTTCGAAGCGAGCATGCGGTTTTTATCTTGAATGCAACAGTCGAATGAATCCCAGGTGGTTGGCCCGGTCGTAGTTGCTGAGGAAACAGGCACATCGATTTGAATCTTAAACGAAGTTATCGCGCGTTCGCTGCTCGTGCTATTTTTTACGTCATAGATATACTCGAGGTGCCCGTTGATCGGGCTGATGAGAACAGTAACGGTTGCTGTAGCTTTGTTATGGGGTTCATAGCCGATCTCAGCAGCCGTAAGTGCAGAACTTATTGAAACACAGGCAATCAAAAGCCATGCCGCGATGAGGAATCGGACAGACAGAGAAGCTTTAGAAGCGCACATGCCAATGACTCCCTTCTACATGGATTCGACTTCCGCCCCGAGACAGAATAATATCGCGCAATTTCTGCTGTTGCTTTTGCGTCAAGGCGCCGGGACTGAGATTCGTGCTGACCTGGAAATCGGCCGCAGTTCCATCTCGGTGCTCGCAGTGTCCGGTGGAATTGCAACGCTTCCTATCCGCGGGGAACTGATCCACGATATCGGCCGTCCAGTTCCCTCCGACATCAAAACCTCCGCCCAGCTGTAGGCTCATGTCGTTGATCTCAAGCATGCGTGTCGCCCCGGCGAATGCGAGCCATTCAGCGGCAATGGCGGCTATCGCGGTGTTGGTCGCTGCGGTTCCAAAATGATTTTGATCCGGGCTTACGCAGCCAGGGGGAGCATCTGGACCGTGGTGCTGACAGGTGCCCCCGTCCTTGGTATAAGTGGCGGCAGCCGGCAGAGGCATTAACCCCGGCACTCTGACCTCGAGTACCGCCGAAGTCGAGACGTTCGGCGTATCCGTCAGGTGAACCTTGATCGTTTCCTGTCCGCCAAACGCGCTGGCGGTATAAGTCGCGGTCAGTTTGCCGTCAGGGCCCGTCCGCCCATGCGGCGCGGTCGAAAGCTGGATGCTGCTCCCTGAGAATGTCCCCACGGGCCTGCCACCGCTGTGATCGTGCCCGCCCGAATTTACCACCGGCTCCGCGATGAAGGTCACATCCCTATCGGCGATAGGAATGCCCTGCGAGTTTTTCAGCGACACCCGGACTTGAGTCTTGGCGCCGGGCTTCACGCTCGAGGGCTCCAAGGCGACTGAAAGGGTGTCCGTTGCCCGGCCATAACGGTCGAGGTAGACACGGCGCCGGCCTGAGACTATGAAGCTACCAGCCAAGTAAAGAGCGGAATTGCTGACGCGGGCGAAGTCGGCGTCGTCTTTGCCCGCGTCTGTCACTATCGGTGTGGTCCATGCGGCGACACCAGACGCGTCGAATTTCTGAACTTGACGTGAACCTAGGCCTCCATAGGTCTCAGCTTCTGGCCCGACTCCGATCAGCCTGCCCGGTGGCGCCGGACGTTGAGTACCGAACGTCGGGGCGACTCGCATATACGTGGGCGGGGAAGGAGGAAAGGTTGGAATGGCGGGACTTATAATGCCGTACATGTCTCCGAGCGATTGTGATTGCGTCGTACTGAGGATGCCGGCCGATGGCAGCAACTCTTCGACTCTGTTCAAAAGTCCTGGGTCATACCGCAAGAATAGCCAGCGGAAGGGAACGAATTCGAAGTTGCCCTGCTCTCGAATCGGAACGCTCACTTTACCGGTCGGCGAGACATGAATTGCTCCAACCACCCCAATGGTCGAAAAATTGTCTCGCCTGCGATAGACGTCGCGAGGGCCTTCAGCCAAGTTTAAGTCGAATTGCACAACCAATCCTGCGGTTTCGAAATCGGTGTCAGTAAAGTCCATGGTGGCGTAAAGGATTCCTCGGCCGGCATCGAGCGCGAGACCATTGGCTATGATGGATGCACCAGGATTCGACGACGCAGGACGTGCCTCTTGAAGGCGGACGCCTTCGGGTGAATACTTGACTATGACGATCTCACCGAAAATTGTCGTGAAATCCGTATAGATGCGGTAGGCGTTACCGTTCGAGTCGACGGCCAAGCCTCCTTGGAAACCGGCTGAATACGGTGGAAACGGCTCGTAGACGATCCAGGAAAGGGTCCCGTCCGGCCCTACTCGGCTGAGAAACGGCCCCCCGTTGGTCACCCCGGCGATATAGGCGGCACCCGACGGCAATACTTGAAGGTCGGTGAGCCCGCCGCCGGTCGGAGAAAACTCATACGTGGTTTGCCTCTGCCGTGTAGGGGGCGGTTCGGTCGCTTGTGAAATGCTGCTTTGGAAGGCGAGAAGGAGGACCGCCGAAGCGATGGTTGAACGCATGGTAATGGTGGGTCGGGGCAGTATAGTCCCCAATACCAGGAATTACAAGGGCTGTCTCGCGCTCAAGAACACTCGGAGTGGCCGCAGTCGTGGCAGGTCACGCCGGAGCAGCCCGATTCGTGCGAGACGTTGCGCGAGAAGCATTTCGGGCAATGCTCCGAGACCGCCGTCTCGGCGGCGGGCTCGACGGGGACTCCGCCGTCGATCCAGCCGGTCTTCTTGAGATGGGCGCGCAGGGCGATGGCGAGCGCGTGGGGGATGGAGTCCACGCGGTTGGGCCCCAGGCCGATCGGGCGGTCGCCCTTCACCGAGTTGAGGTGCTTGAGCAGGCGCAGCGGATCTCCGCCCTCCGCCAGGTATTTCGAGATCAGGATGCCCACGAGCGAGGTCAGCCCCGCGATCTCGGTGCCGAGCGGGGGGATGTTGGTGAACAACTGGAAAGGCCCCTTCTCGTCGTAGTTGATGTGCACGTGCAGCGGCCCGTAGCCGGTGCGGAGCTGGTAGTACTCGGCGTCGAGGCCGAGCGAGGCCTCCGGCGTGCGGCGCTTCCCTTTTGACGGGGTGGAGGAAAGGTTGAGCACCTGCTGGGCCTTCGAGCCGTCGCGGTACACGGTGATGCCCTTGCAGCCGAGCTCGTAGGACAGGAGATAGGCGCCGCGGACGTCGTCGGCCGTCGCCTCCTCGGGCAGGTTGATCGTTTTGGAGACGCCGTTGTCGGTGTGGCGCTGGAAGGCGGCCTGCATGCGGACGTGGGTCTCGACGGAAACGTCGTGGGCGGTGGCGAAGAGTTTTTGAACGGAATCGGGGATCTCGGGAAGGCCGGCCAACGACTTGTGATTCGAGTCGATGGCCCGCATCAAGCTCTTCTCGTCCTTGCCGAACCACTTGTTCTTCTCGGCGTATTCTTTGAACAGCGGATTGACCTCGAAAAAGACGTCTTTGTCGTCCGGTTGTTTGCCGTGCTTCAACAGCTCGAGGGCTTTGGCGTTGTATCTCGTATACGCGATCGCGAAGAACGGCTCGATGCCCCCGCCCTGCAGTCCCGCGGCGATGGCGATGGTCCCCGTCGGCGCGATGGTCGTGCGCGCGCAGTGGCGGGGATGCCGCTTCTCGCCCCGGAAATGCTCCGACTCCGGATCGTAGGCCGAGTCCGTCCAGTTGGGGAAGACCCCGCGCTCGCGGGCGATCCTCTCGGAGGCCTCGAGCGCGGCGCCGTTGATGAACGACATGACCTTGTCGCCGAGCTTGAGCGCCTCGGGGTCCCCGTACGCGACGCCGCTCTTGACCAAGGCCTCGGCCCAGCCCATCACGCCCAGGCCGATGCGGCGGTTGCCCTTGGCGAGCCGCTCGATCTCCGGCAGCGGGTAGTCGTTGACCTCGATGACGTCCTCGAGGAAGCGGATCGCGAGGGCGACCGTCTCCTTCAGGCGCGGGAAGTCCCAGCGTCCCGCGCCGGTCTCGCCGGTCACGAACGCGCCGAGGTTGAGCGAGCCCAGGTTGCACGGCTCCCACGGCAGCAGCGGCTGCTCGCCGCACGGATTGGTGCTCTCGATCTGGCCGAGCGCCGGCGTCGTGTTGGAGCCCGAGGCGTTGATGCGGTCGAGGACGACGTAGCCCGGGTCGCCCGTCTTCCACGCGAGGTCGACCATCGCGTCGAAGACCTCCTTGGCGCGCAGCTTGCCGTCCGGCTTGCCCGAGCGCGGGTTGATCAGGTCGTACTCGGCGTCGGCCAGGACCGCGCGCATGAAGGCGGCGTCCACGCCGACGGAGATGTTGAAGTTCTCCATGACGCCCGGCTGGGTCTTCATCTTGATGAAGTCCATGATCTCCGGGTGATCGTAGCGGAGGATCGCCATGTTGGCGCCGCGGCGCGTGCCGCCCTGCTTGACGACGTCGGTCATCGTGTCGAACAGCTTCATGAAGGACAGCGCGCCCGACGCCACGCCCTGCGTCTTCTTGACCGGATCGCCCTTCGGGCGCAGCGAGGAGAAGGAGAAGCCGGTGCCGCCGCCCGATTTCTGGATCATCGACTGCGCGGCGAGCGACTTGGTGATGCCCTCCATCGAGTCGGGCACGGGCAGGACGTAGCAGGCGGAGAGCTGCTGCAGCTCGCGGCCGGCGTTCATCAAGGTCGGGGAGTTCGGCAGGAAGTCCCAACCCGCCATCAGGCCGTAGAATCTGGCCGCCCACTCCTCGCGCAGGGCCTTGGCCTCGGGGTGCTTGGCGCAGGCCTTTTCCAGGTTGGCCAGCAGGCGCGAGAAGTTGGCCTGCCGCGCGTCGTTGTCGGGCAGGCCCTGGTGGAAGAGGATCATGCGCCCGGCGGCGGCGCCGTCGACGGCGGGGACCAGGACGACCTTGCGCTCGACTCCGACGAAGACGCCCCAAGACTCGGCCTTGGGATGGCTGAGCACCTCTCCGAGGGCGACGTTGCGGGCGACGCCCATCAGCCACGCCTCGGCCGACGGGGAGTCGCGCAGGTACTTGTCCTTGATGACCTTGTGCTGGTTGGCGGTCAGGTGGATCTTGCCGGCGGCGCGGGTTTTAGCCATGGGGGACCTTCCTCTTAGAGTGTAACAGCGGCCCGGCCGCGCGTCCAGGGTCAGGCGAGGATCGGGCGGGCGGTGAAATCGGCGCCGATCGACTCGGCGTAGAGCTCCAGGGGCTTGAGGTCCACCTCAGGGAGCTCGACGGCGGTGACGCGCGTGCGGATCCCCGCCTTGACGCAGTTGGCGGCGAATCGCCGCGAAGCGGCGAACCCGGCGTCGCGGTACGCCGGGGCGGGGCGCAGCAGCTCGACCCACTGCTTCGGGTCGGCGGTGTTGAGGCTGACGGCGACCTCGTCGAGATACCCGGCCAGCTCCGGGGTGATGTCCCGGCCCCAGATCAGGTCGCCCAGGCCGACGGTGTTCAGACGGCGCCTCACCTTCGGGTAATGGGTCTTGAGGTAGAGGCCGACCTTGTTCATCTCCTCCAGGCGGTAAGTGGACTCGCCGAAGCCGCAGAACACGACCTCCCGCCAGTCCCCGCCCGCGCCCAGCTTGGCCTCGAGCGCGTTGATCAGCGCCGCCGCCGTGGGCTCGGGCCCTTTGATGCGGAGGTCGTTGCCCTCGAACAGGTAGTCCCAGGGGACCTTGACGCAGAAGCCGCAGGAGACCGGGCAGCGGTTGGTCAGGTTGAGATAGAGCGCGCGGTCCTTCTCATATAGGATCATGACGGCCTGTGCTGTAGCAACGATACGGCTAGGGCGTCCGGCGTCCGCTGAGAATCGCCTTGTCACTCGTCGGGGATTTTGTTATGATGTACGCCTACCTCAACAGGAGTCCTATGTACGCGATCATCGAGACGGGCGGAAAACAACTTTGGGTCATTCCCGGCGAGACCGTCAAGGTCGAGAAGCTGGAGGCCAAGGAAGGCGACAAGCTGACGTTCGACGCGCTTTGGGCCGTCGGCGACGCTCCGGAAGGCCAGGAGCCGAAGTCCACGCGCAGCGCGAAGGTCACGGCGACCGTCGTCAAGCAGGGCCGGGGCCAGAAGATCATCGTCTTCAAGAAGCGCACCAAGAAGGCTTACAAGAAGACCCAGGGTCACCGGCAGTGGCTCACGTCGATCAAGATCGAGAGCATCTCTCTTAATTAAAAAACTATGGCTTCAACAAAAGCACAGGGCTCATCCAACAACGGCCGTGATTCCCACGGTCAACGCCTCGGCGTCAAGCGCTACGGCGGAGAAGTCGTCAAGGCCGGCATGGTCATCATGCGCCAGCGCGGCACCAAGATCCTTCCCGGCCTCAACGTCGGCCGCGGCAAGGACGACACGCTGTTCGCGAAGATCAACGGCGTCGTGACCTTCGAGTGGGCGTACAAGGACAAGAAGCGCGCGTCCGTGTACCCCGCAGTCGCGAAGGCCGCTCCGGCGAAGCTCGCGAAAGCCGCCAAGTAGATCAACCCGGCGCGCTCACGCGCGCCGACGACGGCCGCCGGCAATACCGGCGGCCGTTTTGCTTCCAGAGACACCTCCCATGAACTTCATCGATAAAGTCAAAGTCTACGTCGCCGCGGGCGACGGCGGCGACGGCTGCCTCTCGTTCAAGCACGAGAAGTACATGGAGTGGGGCGGACCCAACGGCGGCGACGGCGGCCGCGGCGGCGACGTCTGGTTCACGGCGGCGTCCCGCCTGACCACTCTGATGGACCTGCACTTCCGCCCGCACGTGACGGCGGGCCGCGGCGGCCACGGCAAGGGCTCCCATAAGCACGGGCACAAGGGCGACGACGTCGAGATCCCCGTTCCCGTCGGCACGCTCATCTACCGCGACGGCATGCTCGTCGCCGACCTGCACGAGGAAGGGCAGCGCTGGCGCGCCGGAGAGGGCGGCCGCGGCGGCCGCGGCAACTGGTCCTTCAAGACCCGCCTCAACAACGCGCCCCGCTTGGCCGAAAAGGGCGGTCCCGGCGAGAAGGTCACGCTCGACATGGAGCTCAAGCTCCTCGCCGACGTCGGCCTCGTCGGCTATCCTAACGCCGGCAAGTCGAGCTTCGTCTCGCGCGTCTCCAACGCCCGCCCGAAGATCGCCAACTACCCGTTCACCACCTTGTCGCCGAACCTCGGCGTCGCCTACCACAAGCACGTCAGCTTCGTCGTGGCCGATCTGCCGGGCCTGATAGAGGGCGCGGCCGACGGCAAGGGCCTCGGCGTCAAGTTCCTCAAGCACACCGAGCGCTGCCGCCTGCTGATCCACCTCATCGACCCCGCCGGCTATATGGGCGAGGACCCGGAGGCCGGGATCAAGACCATCGAGAAGGAGCTCAAGAAGTTCAGCCCCAAGCTCGCGACCAAGCAGAAGCTCCTCGTGCTCAACAAGACCGACCTTCCCGAGAGCGCGGAGATCCTTAAGGCCCTCAAAAGGAAGCACAAGGGGATATTGGCGATCTCCGTGGCCACCGGCGACGGCGTGGACGCCCTCCTCGACAAGGTCATCGCCGAGCTCGCCAAGCACGACGGCCCCATCCATTTCGCGGAGAAGACCGTCGACGACTCGATCCACAAGGTCGAGCAGGGCTTCACCGTCGAGAACCAGGGCGGAGGAAGCTTCATCCTTCGCGGCAAGTTCGTCGAGCGGGCGTCGGCGATGCTCGACGTCAGCCTGCCCGAGGCGATCAACCGCTACCAGCACACGCTCAAGCGCATCGGCGTGGACCGCGCCCTCAAGAAGGCGGGGGTGCAGAACGGCGACCGCGTCCGCTGCGGGGAGTTCGAGTTCGAGTGGTCCAACGCCCCGCTCAAGCGCATCACGGCCAAGCGCGGCGACGGCCGCACGCGCATCGGCATAGGCAAGAAGTGATGGCGGACACGCTCAGGGCCTACGAGGCGAAGCTCTCGGATCCGAACGACGTCTCCGGGTCTTACCGCTTCTGCCAGAACCTGGCGGATTCGCACTACGAGAACTTCCCGGTCGCGTCGCTGCTGCTGCCCAAGCGCCTGCGCAAGCACGTCGCGGCGCTGTACGCCTTCGCGCGCATCGCCGACGACATGTCCGACGAGCCGGAGTACGAGGGCCGCCGGCGCGAGTGCCTGCTGAACTGGCGCTCGATGCTGGCCGACGTCGGCAAGCGCCCGTCGACGCATCCGGTGTTCGTCGCGCTCGGCCAGACCATCAAGGAGCTCGAGCTGCCCAAGGAGCCGTTCGACGACCTCCTCTCCGCCTTCCTCCAGGACACGGAGAAAAGCCGCTACGCGACGTACGACGAAGTGATCGACTACTGCCGCCGTTCGGCCAATCCCGTCGGGCGCATCGTCCTGATGATCCACGGCTACAAGGATCCGGAGCTCTTCCGCTACTCGGACGCGATCTGCACCGGCCTGCAGTTGGCCAATTTCTGGCAGGACGTCTCCGTCGATCTCAAGAAGGACCGCGTCTACATCCCCGACGAGGACTTCAAGGCCCACGGCTACTCCGAGGCCGACCTGCGCATGGGCGTCTACAACGAACGCTTCAAGAACCTGATGAAGTTCCAGGTGACCCGCACGCGCGCGCTGTTCGAGCAAGGCCGGCCGCTGCCGGCCTTGCTGCATTGGCCGCTCTCCCTCGAGATCCGCCTGACCTGGTACGGCGGCATGCAGATCCTCAAGCTGATCCACAAGCTCGACTTCGACACCATCCGGACGCGTCCGACCCTGAAGAAACGGGAATGGATCCCTCTGGTCGCGCGCGCCCTCATCGGCACATGACCTCCGCGCCGGCCCCCGCCGAGAAGAAGTCGAACTTCTTCCTGGGCTTCCTGCTCCTCCCGAAGCCCAAGCGCGAGGCGTTGTCCGCCGTCTACGCCTATTGCCGCCTCATCGACGACATCGTCGACGAACCGGGGACTCCGAAGGACGAGGCCCGCCGCCAGCTTGAGTTCTGGCGCGAGGAGATCGAGCGGCTCTATCAAGGCGCGCCGACTCACGCGGTGTCCCGGGCGCTTCTCAAGCCGATCGCCGACTACAAGATCCCCAAGGAGCCGTTCCTCGAGATGATCCGCGGCTGCGCGATGGACCTCGACGGGACCCGCTACGAGACGATCGCCGACCTCGAGAGCTACATGCGCGGCGTCGCCTCCTCGGTCGGGATCATGTGCGTGCACATCTTCGGCTGGACGTACACCCCGAAGGAGCGCATGTACGAGTTCGCGACGACGTTCGGCTACGCCTTCCAGCTGACCAACATCATCCGCGACGTCGGCGCCGACCTCGAGATCGGCCGCGTCTACCTGCCGTTGTCCGAGATCCGCGACGCGGGCTATTCCGTCGATAGGCTCGTTCTTCGAGATCACGGCCCCGCGTTCGACCGTCTCATGGAAGGGCAGTACAAGCGGGCGAAAGCCTACTACGCCCGCGCGCGCAACCTCGTCGATTTCCGCGACCGCCTGGGCCTGCTGCCGGCCGAGGTCATGGCCCACGTCTACGAGGGCCTGCTCGACGAGATCAAGGCGCGGGAGTTCCGCGTGCTCTTCTCCAAGACCAGCCTGCCGGGCTGGCGGAAGGCGGCCCTCGCCTTCCGCGCCTGGCTTTTCTGCCATGGGATCTGAGAAGAACGACGTCATCGTCCTCGGCGGAGGCTTCGCCGGATTGTCGTGCGCGGTCGCCCTCGCGGCGAAGGGCAGGAAGGTGCTCGTTCTCGACAAGAAGCCGCATCTCGGCGGGCGCGCCTACTCTTTCAACGAGAACGGCCTCGACATCGACAACGGCCAGCATCTGTTCATGGGCTGCTACTTCGCCACGCGCAAGTTCCTGAAGACGATCGGGACCGAAGCCAAGCTCGACATCTACGAGGACGTCGTGGTGGATTATGCCGAGGCGGGCGGCCGGCGCGACCGCCTGTCCTGCCCGTCGTGGCTCCCGGCGCCGCTGCACCTGGCCGCCGGACTCATAGGCCTCAAGGGCGTGTCTCTCGGGGAGAAAACGGCGCTGCTCGCGTTCGACCGCGCGCTCAAGGCCATGAAGACCGGCCCGATCCCGGACGCCGTCGAGAAGATGACGGTCCGGGCGTGGCTGACCTCGCTCGGTCTTTCGTCCAATTTCCAGACCCGGTTCTTCGATCCCGCCGCCATCGGCATCCTCAACGACGCGCCCGAGGTCGCCTCCGCGGCGGGCTTCATCCAGGCCCTGCGCACGATGTTCTTCACCGGCCGCGAGTCCTCCCGCTTCGCCTTGGCGAAGACCAGCCTCTCCGAGCTGTACACCGACGCCGCCCGCGACTACGTCGAGGCCCGCGGCGGCCGCGTGATCTCGAACGCGAAGGCGGCGAGTCTCATCGAGGAAGGCGGCCGTGTGCGCGGGATCAAGACCGACATGGACTCCCGCTTCGAGGCAAGCCATGTCGTTTCGACTTTGCCGCCGTGGGATCTGAAAAAGCTGGGCCTTCCCGCCGCGCTGCGCGGCCCTTGGGAGACTTTGGCCCCCGCGCCCATCGTCGGCGCGACGCTCAAGCTCGACCGCCCGGTGATGACCGAGCGGTTCCTGGGCATGCTTCACACCGAGACCCACTGGGTGTTCAACAAGACCTTGATCCACGGAACGAAGGAAGCGGGCCAGACGGTGGCCGTGGTGATCTCCGGCGCGCACAAGCAGATCGGGTATTCGCCCGAGAAGATCATGGCCGCGGCGACCCGCGACTTGGCCGCGTGCCTGCCCGAGTTCCCGAAAGCGAAGATCCTGGCGAGCAAGGTCGTCAAGGAGCCCTTCGCGACGCTGTCCCCGGCCCCCGGTTCCGAGGCCAAACGCCCCGACCCCGGGACCGGCATGCCCGGCTTCTCGTTCGCCGGGGACTGGACGCGCACCGGTTTCCCCGCGACGATCGAGTCCGCGTGCCTGTCCGGCCAGGTCGCGGCGGAGCGGCTTTAACTGTTTCCGGAAACAGTTATAATCATTCACACCGACGAAGGAGCCCCAGATGATCAAGTCCGACAAGTGGATCCGCGAGATGTCCCAGACCCAGAAGATGATCGACCCGTTCGTCGAGCATCAGGACGGCAAGGACAAGATCTCCTACGGCCTGTCTTCGTATGGTTATGACATCCGCGTCGCGGATGAGTATAAAGTCTTCACGAACGTGCACGGCACGCTCGTCGATCCGAAGAAGTTCGACGAGAAGGCGTTCGTCGACATCAAGGCCCCGACCTGCGTCGTCCCCCCGAACTCGTTCGCGCTCGCCCGCTCCCTCGAGAAGTTCAAGATCCCCCGCGAGGTGCTCGCGGTCTGCCTGGGCAAGTCCACTTACGCCCGCTGCGGCATTATCATAAACGTAACTCCCCTTGAGCCCGGCTGGGAGGGTTTCTTGACCATCGAGATATCCAACACCACGCCCCTGCCCGCGAAGATCTACTCCAACGAGGGCATCGCCCAGCTCCTCTTCTTCGGAGGCGACCAGGTCTGCGAGACCTCCTACTCCGACCGCAAGGGCAAGTACATGGACCAGGTCGGAGTGGTCCTGCCCCGCATCCTCGCCGCCAAGTGAAGCTCGTCCTTCTTCTGCTGCTGGCCGCGTCGGCCCGGGCGGGGGAACTGGGAGGGCACGAGCCCGCGGCGCCCGAGCCGGCCCTCGTCGTCGAAGACCGCGCCGCGCTCCTGGAGGAGATGTGGGTGCGGCGCATCCTCGCGCCGGACCAGACCGCCTGGGCCCCGGCCGACGCCCAGCTCCTGGGCCGGATCCGGATGGCCGAGGCGGACGCCCTCGCCTATCTGAAGAGGAAGTTCGGCGGCACGCGCCCTTGGACCGCCCCCCGCCGCGGCAAGGAGACGGCGGCCCCCCGCCTGCTCACGAAGGAGGGCCACGACAAGTACCTCTTCCACCTCACCCAGGACGCCATCGAGTACTTCGAGAAGAAGGGCGCCGGGGCGAAATGGGCCCTGAAGCTGACCGATTGGGAGGGCCGCCGCCTCTTCGACGGGGACGGCCGCTTGACGCCCGCCGGCGTCACGGTCTATACCCGCGCCAAGCTCAAGCTCGAGGTGTACTGGCGGTCTCCGAACGGCGAGACTTTCGGCACCCGGCGCCCTCCGAAATCCCCGTAATAAACCTTGTTCCCCGACGGGGGAATTTGTTAAGATTAACCACTATGCCTCAGAACAGCTATATGCATCCTCCCCGCCAGGCGGCGAACACCCGCAAATGGCATCACATCGACGCGAAGGGCCTCGTGCTCGGACGCATCGCGACGAAGGCCGCCGATCTACTTCGTGGAAAAGGCAAGGCTACCTACACCGATTACGTGGACTGCGGAGATTTCGTCGTCGTGACGAACTGCAAGCAGATCAAGCTGACCGGCAACAAGATCGACCAGAAGACCTACTTCTCGCACTCCGGCTTCGCCGGCGGCGCCCGGGTCATGCCGATGAAGCGCCAGA
This region includes:
- a CDS encoding squalene/phytoene synthase family protein, translating into MTSAPAPAEKKSNFFLGFLLLPKPKREALSAVYAYCRLIDDIVDEPGTPKDEARRQLEFWREEIERLYQGAPTHAVSRALLKPIADYKIPKEPFLEMIRGCAMDLDGTRYETIADLESYMRGVASSVGIMCVHIFGWTYTPKERMYEFATTFGYAFQLTNIIRDVGADLEIGRVYLPLSEIRDAGYSVDRLVLRDHGPAFDRLMEGQYKRAKAYYARARNLVDFRDRLGLLPAEVMAHVYEGLLDEIKAREFRVLFSKTSLPGWRKAALAFRAWLFCHGI
- a CDS encoding FAD-dependent oxidoreductase, producing the protein MGSEKNDVIVLGGGFAGLSCAVALAAKGRKVLVLDKKPHLGGRAYSFNENGLDIDNGQHLFMGCYFATRKFLKTIGTEAKLDIYEDVVVDYAEAGGRRDRLSCPSWLPAPLHLAAGLIGLKGVSLGEKTALLAFDRALKAMKTGPIPDAVEKMTVRAWLTSLGLSSNFQTRFFDPAAIGILNDAPEVASAAGFIQALRTMFFTGRESSRFALAKTSLSELYTDAARDYVEARGGRVISNAKAASLIEEGGRVRGIKTDMDSRFEASHVVSTLPPWDLKKLGLPAALRGPWETLAPAPIVGATLKLDRPVMTERFLGMLHTETHWVFNKTLIHGTKEAGQTVAVVISGAHKQIGYSPEKIMAAATRDLAACLPEFPKAKILASKVVKEPFATLSPAPGSEAKRPDPGTGMPGFSFAGDWTRTGFPATIESACLSGQVAAERL
- a CDS encoding dCTP deaminase → MIKSDKWIREMSQTQKMIDPFVEHQDGKDKISYGLSSYGYDIRVADEYKVFTNVHGTLVDPKKFDEKAFVDIKAPTCVVPPNSFALARSLEKFKIPREVLAVCLGKSTYARCGIIINVTPLEPGWEGFLTIEISNTTPLPAKIYSNEGIAQLLFFGGDQVCETSYSDRKGKYMDQVGVVLPRILAAK
- the rplM gene encoding 50S ribosomal protein L13, which produces MPQNSYMHPPRQAANTRKWHHIDAKGLVLGRIATKAADLLRGKGKATYTDYVDCGDFVVVTNCKQIKLTGNKIDQKTYFSHSGFAGGARVMPMKRQMERDPRRIMMLAVRRMLPKNRLARKQLVRLKIYVGDKHPHSAVNAPKAK